In Jannaschia sp. W003, the genomic stretch CCTCGACCTTGGGGTGCTTGAACAGGCGGTCTTGCAGGATCTTCTCGGCGCGCAAGGCGTCGCGGCGGTGCACGAGGGTGACCTTCGACGCGAAGTTGGTAAGGAACAGCGCCTCCTCCACGGCGGTGTTGCCGCCGCCCACCACCACGACCTCCTCTCCGCGGTAGAAGAACCCGTCGCAGGTGGCGCAGGCCGACACGCCGAATCCCTTGAACCGCTCCTCCGATTCCAGCCCAAGCCATTTCGCCTGTGCGCCGGTGGCGAGGATCAGGGCGTCGGCGGTGTAGGTGGTGCCCGAATCGCCGTGGGCTGTGAAGGGACGCTTCGACAGGTCGAGCGAGGAGATGTGGTCGCCGACGATCTCGGTGCCCACGGCGCGGGCGTGGGCCTCCATGCGCTCCATCAGCGCGGGGCCCTGCACCTCGGTGTCGCCGGGCCAGTTCTCGACCTCGGTGGTGATGGTGAGCTGCCCGCCCGGCTGGATGCCCTGCACCAGCACCGGCTCCAGCATGGCGCGCGAGGCGTAGACGGCGGCGGTATAGCCGGCGGGGCCGGAGCCGACGATCAGGACGCGGCTGTGCTTGGTGTCGGACATGGGCGGACTCCTCGGATGGGCGGCCCCCGATATGGGCGGGAATCGCCATCGACGGAAGGGGCACACGCACGCGCGGGACGGCCCCTCCGTCTTCGTTCCGGAAATACCTCGGGGGAGCGCCCGACGGGCGCGGGGGCGGAGCCCCCTTCCGCGAAACTTTCTTGCGCGCAGGCCTCCCGCATGGGAAGGAAACGCCACGAAACAGGAAGGACCCCCATGGCCAGCGGCAAGCTCGACCCGATCGACCGGCAGATCCTCGCGGAGCTCCAGGCCGACGGGCGCATGACCAACGTGGAGCTGGCGCGGCGCGTGGGCATCAGCGCGCCCCCCTGCCTGCGCCGCGTGCGCGCGCTGGAGGAGGCGGGGCTGATCCGCGGCTACCACGCGGACGTGGACGCGCGGCGACTCGGCTTCGAGGTGCAGGTCTTCGCGATGGTGTCGCTCCAGCGCCAGGCCGAGGCCGACCTCGCCGCCTTCGAGGCCCGCGCTCGCGAATGGCCCCTGGTGCGCGAGTGCCACATGCTCAACGGCGAGATCGACTTCATCCTCAAGTGCGTCGCGCCCGACCTTCCGACCTTCCAGCAGTTCCTGACCGGCGCGCTGACCGCCGCCGACAACGTGGCGAGCGTGAAGACCTCGCTGGTGATCCGCGGCGCGAAGGACGCGCCCGGCGTGCCCTTCGAGGTGCTGGAGGCCCGCCTCGCCGAGGAGGCCTGACGCCCGCCATCCGGACACGTCGCGGGGGGCGTGTCCCCAGGCACGCCCCCCGCTCCCCACCCCCCGGTTCCCCTCGCGGCCCCCCCGGCCGGTCAGGGAAGGTTCAGCGACTGCGCCTCCGTCGCCGTGAGGTACGGGATCCGCGCCGCGCCGAAGCCCTCGGCCAGCGGCGGGATCAGCCGATGCAGCGCCTCGAGCGTGGCGGGCGTGACCCGGCGCATCATCTCGCGCGCGGGGTGGTAGCTACCCACGGCGATGCCGCCGACGATCACCGCCTCCTGCCCCTCGCAGGCCAGCCCGTAGGTGGCGACCTCGCCGGGGGGCTGCACGGCGATCACGTGCATCGCGTCCTCGAAGGCCGCCACGGGCGCGAAGGCCGCGTCGCTTCCCACCAGGGGGCGGCAGCGCGGCCCCTCGGCCAGCACGTGCGCGCCCGCGCCCAGCACCACGTCGCCCGCGGGGCGCCCGCGCCCGAAGGCGCCCTCGCCGATCCGGTAGAGCGTGGGCCGCGCCTCGGTCGGCCCGTGGCTGCGCGAGCCGCACCAGCGCAGCGCGGCGCTGCCCGACGGCGTGCGCACCCGGTCGCCCGGCAAGAGGTCCTCCACGGCGACGGGGCCGCGCGGGGTCTCGATGGGGGTGCCCCGCGCGAAGGTGGCGACGACGTCGCCGACGGCGCCCTCGGCCGGCAGGCGCAGCGTCTCCCAGCGCTCGCGGCCCTGCGCGTCGAGCCAAGACACGTCGTAGGTGGCGAGCGGCCCCTCCGGCACCGCCGGCGGAACCGCGCGGGCGCCCTGGCGGAAGGAGGATGGCGGATGGCGTTCGGCAGACATGGGGCGGCCCCCCTCGTGTGGCGGCCCCCACCGCTGCGCCGGTTATCGCGGCGCGGGGCGCATCGAGCAAGCGGCATGGGAGAAACAGCGGGTTTCCACCGCCCTCGCGCCCCGCCGCACCCCCGTGCTAGGGCGCGCCCCATGACCGCCGATGCCGCAACGCTCCGCCGCCTGCTCGACACGGGCCGCCCCCTCCTCGCCATGGCCCGCGCCCGCGAGGCCGCCGCCGACGCCGACCCCCGGACGCTGCAGGCCTGCGCGCGCGTGGCGCTCGAGGTCGGCGCGCCCGCGGAGGCCGAGGCGTGGCTGGACCGGGCGCTGGAGGCCCGCCCGCGCGAGGCCGCCCTGTGGGCCGACCGCGCGCTGGCGGCCCACGCGGCGGACGGCGCGCGGGCCTTCGGGCGCCGCGTGCGGGATGCGGGCCTGCCGCCGGCCTTCGCCGCCGCCCTGGGCGAGCTGGCCTCGGGGCGCGGCGCGCGCGCGCAGGGCACCGGGGGGCTGGCGCCGAAGGCGCTGGCCGGGGCGCAGCGGCGGCTGGACGCGGGCGACTGGCGCGGCGCCGAGGCGGCGCTCGCAGGGGCCACGCCCGGCGCGGTGCCGCTCGGCCTCCTGGCCGAGGCCCGGCTCGGGCGCGGCGACGGCGCGGGCGGCGCGCAGGCGCTGCAGCGCGCCGCCGCCGCGGAGCCCTGGGTCGCGGCCACCCGCGCGCGCCTCGCCGAGGTCGCCGCGCGCGTGCAAGGCCCGGCGGCGGCGCTGCCGCAGGCGGCCGAGGCGGCGCGCCTCGCCCCCCGCCTCGCCGCGCCGGCCGTGCTCGCCGCCCGGCTCGCCCTCGCGGCCCGCGCGCCGGCGCTCGCCCGCCTGGCCAGTGCCGCGCTGCGCCTCGCGCCCCGCGACCCCCACGCCCTGCGCTGCGCCGCCGAGGCCGCCCTCGCCCGCGACCCGCGCACCGCCCTCGCCCACCTGCGCCGCATGCCCGAGAATGCACCGGGCCGCGCCCTGCTGGAGGCCCGCGCCCTCGCCGCGGCGGGCGAGGACGAGGCGGCGCTCGACGCCTACGGCGCGATCCTCACGGAGGCCCCCACCGACCTCGCCGCGCTGACGGGCCGGGCGCAGCTCCTTCAGTCGCTGGGCCGCGCGGAGCCCGCCGAGACCGACCTGCGCGCCGCGATCCGCGCCCACCCCGGCGCGGGGCTTGCGATGCGCGCGCTGGCCTACGGCACCGCGCTCGCGCCCGACGATCCGGTGCTGCCGGTGATGCGCGCCGCCCTCGACGGCCCCGAAGGCCGGCTCGCCGCCTACGCCCTCGCCCGCGCCGAGGCGCCCCACGCCCCCGAGGCCGCCGCCGCGCACCTCGCCCGCGCCAACCGTCTCCAGTCCGAGGCCTTTCCCTACGACGCCGAGGCCGACGCCGCCGGCTGGGCGCGGATCGCAGGGCCCCTGTGGAACGCCCTGCGCGACGTGCCGCCCTCGGACAGCCCGGCCCGACCGGTCTTCGTGACCGGCCTGCCACGCTCCGGCACGACGCTGGTCGAGCAGGTGCTGGCCGCCCACCCCGCGCTTCGGGCCGGCGGCGAGATGGGGGTGCTGCAACCGGCGCTCGCCCCGCTCTACGACGCCGCCGAGGCCGGGATGGCCCCGCCCCTGCGCGCCGCCGCCGACGCCTACGTGGACGCGGTCGAGCGCCTGCGCGGGCCGGGACGCATCACCGACAAGTCGATCCACACCTTCCTGCACGTCGGCGCGGTGCTGCGGGCCATGCCGCAGGCGAGCGTCGTCGTGGTGCGCCGCGACCCCCGCGACACCGCGCTGTCGATCTGGCGCAACCACTTCCCGGACGGCACCCACCGATACGCGGCCACCTGGGAGGGCATCGCCGAGCACGTCGCCCTGTTCGAGGCCGCCCTCGCCCACTGGCGCGCCGCGCTGCCCGAGGATGCCTTCCACGAGATCGCCTACGAGGACCTCCTCGCCGACCCCGAGGGGCGCGCCCGCGCCCTGCTGGACGCGTGCGGTCTGGAATGGGACGCCGACGTCCTGCGCTTCCACGAGCGCGCGGGACGGGTGGACACGCTCAGCTTCGAGCAGGTGCGCGCGCCGATGCACGCGGGCCGCGTGGGTGCCTGGCGGCGGCACGCGGCGGAGCTGGAGCCGCTCGTCGCCGCGCTGGAGCGGCGCGGGGTGGCGCTCCCGGACTGAGCACACGGGCCCCGCCCCGGCCTCGCGCCAGAGCCCCAGGCCGCCGCTTGCGCAATCGCTGGGGAGCTAAGCGCCCCTGGTTGGCGAAGGTCCCGGCGCGAGGCCGGGGCGTGGCGTACCCGTGACGTCCGCTGCGCCCCGGGCTTGACCCGGGGCCTCCGGCTGCCCGTCGGCACCGTCACTCCGGAGCGGAGCCCTCCCCGCAAGCAAAGGCCCCGGCGCAAGGCCGGGGCTTGGCCCTACCCCGCCCGCCAGTCGAAGAACCCCCGCGGCGCGCGGCCCGAGAGGTCCCGCGCGAGGCGCTCGCCCAGCTCGGCCCCCTCGCCCTCCACCGCCTCGCCCTCGGCCGTCAGCACCTCCGACCCGTCGGGCCGCAGGATCTCGCCCCGGAACCGCAGGCGCCCGCCCTCCAGCTCCGCCAGCCCCGCGATCGGCGTCTCGCACGACCCGTCGAGGGCGGCGAGGAACGCTCGCTCGCAGGCCAGCCGCAGGCCCGTGGGGGCATCATGGATCGCCGCCAGCATCGCACCCGCCCGGTCGTCGGCCCCGCGCCGCTCGATCCCGATGGCGCCCTGCGCGATCGCGGGCAGCATCTCCGCCGGCTCCAGCGCCGTGCGAGGCACCTCGGCCATCGCCAGCCGGTTCAGCCCCGCCACCGCGAGGAACGTGGCGTCCGCCACCCCCTCGCGCAATTTCCGCATCCGCGTCTGCACGTTGCCCCGGAACTCCACCACCCGCAGATCGGGCCGCCGGTGCCGGAGCTGCGCGCCCCGCCGCAGCGACGACGTGCCCACGACGGCCCCCTCCGGCAGCGCCGCCAGCGTGCCCCCGTCCAGCGCCACGAAGGCGTCGCGCGGGTCCTCGCGCGGCAGGTACGCGTCGAGCACCAGCCCCGCGGGCTGCTCGGTCGGCATATCCTTCATGGAATGGACGGCCACGTCGATCGCGCCCGCCAGCAGCGCCTCCTCGATCTCCTTCGTGAACAGCCCCTTGCCGCCGATCTCCTTCAGGGGCCGGTCCTGCACCCGGTCGCCGGTGGTCTTGATCGCGACCACCGCGAACGCCTCCTCCGGCAGCCCGTGCGCCCGCATCAATCTTGCCCGCGTCTCGTGCGCCTGCGCCAGCGCCAGGGGCGAGCCGCGGGTGCCGATGCGGAACGGGCGGTCGGGGGTCGGCAGGTCCATGGGCGCTCCTCGGGGGTTTGACACTCCATCCCCGGCCCCGCATTCGCTGTCCAGCCCCCGACCCGGAGACGCCCCTTGCCCGACGCCGCCGCCGCCAAGCCCCTCCTGCGCGCCCTCGCCGGCGAGACGCTGCCCGTGCCCCCCGCCTGGATGATGCGGCAGGCGGGCCGCTACCTGCCCGAGTACCGCGCCACCCGCGCCGAGGCCGGCGACTTCCTGAGCCTCTGCTACGATCCCGAGCGCGCCACCGAGGTCACGCTTCAGCCCATCCGCCGCTTCGGCTTCGACGCCGCGATCCTCTTCGCCGACATCCTGCTGGTCCCGCAGGCGCTGGGCGCCGACCTGTGGTTCGTGACCGGCGAGGGCCCGCGCCTGTCCACGATCACCACGCCCGCCGGGGTCGCAGCATTGAAGCCCGCGGACGCCATCCACGACCACCTCGCCCCAGTGTACCAGACCGTCCGCAACCTCGCGGGCGCCCTGCCCGCGCCGGTCGCCCTGATCGGCTTCGCCGGCGCGCCCTGGACCGTGGCCACCTACATGATCGCCGGCCGCGGCACGCCCGACCAGGGGCCGGCCTACGCCCTGATCCGCGAGGACCGCGCGACCTTCGAGGCCCTGCTGGACCGCATCGAGGCCGCCACGGTCGAGTACCTCTCCGCACAGGTCGAGGCCGGCGCCGAGGTCGTGAAGCTTTTCGACTCGTGGGCCGGCTCGCTGGAGGGCGGCGACTTCCGGCGCTACTCCGTCGAGCCCATGCGCCGCATCACCCAGGCCCTGAAGCGCCGCCACCCCGGCCTGCCGGTCATCGCCTTCCCGCGCGGCGCCGGCGCCCGCTACGAGGGGCTCCACGCCGCCATCGGCGCCGACTGCATCGCGCTCGACGACGGGGTCGAGGCCGCGTGGGCCGCCGCGCATGTCCAGGCAGGGGGTTGCGTGCAGGGCAACCTCGCCTCGCGCCACATGGTGACCGGGGGCGAGGCGATGGACGCCGAGATCCGGCGCATCCGCGACGCCTTCGCGGGGGGGCCGCACGTGTTCAACCTCGGGCACGGGATCACGCCGGATGCGGATCCGGAGAACGTGGCGCGGATGCTGGCGGTGTTGCGGGAGCAACAGACGTAGCAGGGGGCTTTGCCCCCCGGCGCTGCGCGCCTCCCCCCAAGGTATTTTCGAAACGAAGACGGGGATCATGGAGCGCTTCGATTTCATCGTGATCGGCGGGGGGATGATGGGGGCGCCCTGCGCCCGCTACCTCGCCGAGGCGGGGCATTCCGTGGCGCTGGTCGCGGCGCCCGAACCGGCGCCGGGCGGCGCGGGGCCGTTCGCGAGCCACCATGACGCCGCCCGCATCGCACGGGCACTGGCCTCCGATCCGGACTGGGCGCGCCTCGGGGCGCGGTCGATGGCGCGCTACGCCGACATCGAGGCGCGCTCGGGCGAGCGCATCTTCCGCCGCTCCGGGGGCGTACTGGCGGGGCTGCGGGCGGGACCGCTTGCGGGCTTCACCAAGCGGTTCCTCGCCGTGGCGAGCGGCATGGACCCCGCGCCCGCGGTGGCGGAGGGCGACGCGGGCGGATGGACCCTGCCCGAAGGGTCGGTGGCCGCCTGCGAACCGGGCGGCGGCTGGATCGACCCCCGTGCCATGGCGCGCGCGCAGGTGCGGCTGGCCGAGGCGGCGGGCGCGCAGGTGTTCCCGCAGGCCGCCATCGCCCGCGCGGGCCGGGACGTCACGCTCGCCGACGGCACGCGACTCTCGGCGGGACACGTCATTGTCGCCTCCGGTCCCCACGCCGCCTCCGACGGCTTCCTCCCCCGCCGCCCCGCGATGACCGTTTGGGCGCGCACCGTCGCCTTCGTGGAGGTGGACGAGACCGAGGCGGAGCGACTGGCGGACCTCTCCACCCTGATCTGGGTGCCGGGCGAGACGTGGACCCACGACCTCTACGCCCTGCCCCCGGTGCGCTACCCGGACGGGCGCTGGCGCCTCAAGGTGGGCGGACAAGGCGCGAGCGGGCCGCGGATCGAGGATGCGGCGGACATGGCCGCGTGGTTCCACGGGCCGGGCGACCCGGAGGTGGGCGCCGCCCTCCTCGCCGAGCTGCGCCGCGCCCTGCCCGGCTTGCGCGAGGCCGCCACCAGCACCGGCCCCTGCGCCGTGGTCTGGACCGAGACCGGCTTTCCCTACGTCGATGCCGCTGGTCCGGGCGTCACCGTCCTCGCGGGCGGCAACGGCGCCGCGGCGAAGTGCGGCGACGAGTTGGGGCGGCTGGGCATGCTCCGGGCCACCGGCGCGGAGCTGGCGGGCGAGGGCTACCGAGCCACCTTCGAGGCCCGCTGGGCCTAGGGCCAGGCGGCCAGCGGCGGCAGGCTCATCAGCACGGCATCCGGGTCGTGCCCCGTCTCCAGCCCGAACTTCGTGCCCCGGTCGTAGACGAGGTTGTACTCCGCGTAGAGCCCCCGGTGCGCGAGCTGCGCCGCGCGGTCCGCCTCGTCCCACGCTTGTGCGCGCCGCCGCTCCACCAGGGGCACGAACGCGGGCAGGAACGCCCGCCCCACCCCTTGCGTGAACGCGAAGTCCGCCTCCCAGTCGCCGGTATCGAGGTCGTCGTAGAAGATGCCGCCCACGCCCCGCGCCCGCTTGCGGTGGGGCACGAAGAAGTACTCGTCGGCCCAAGCCTTCAGCCGCGCGTAGCGCCCCGGCTCGGCGGCCTCGCAGGGCTCGCGCATCGTGGCGTGGAAATGCTCGGTGTCCTCGGCGTAGGGGATTGCGGGGTTCAGGTCGCTGCCGCCCCCGAACCACGCGCCGTGAGGGGTCCAGAACATGCGGGTGTTCATGTGGACAGCCGGCACGTGGGGGTTCGCCATGTGCGCCACGAGGCTGATCCCGCTGGCCCAGAAGCGCGGGTCGGCGGCCATGCCCGGCAGGTCCTTGCGCGCCGCCATCGCCGCCACGGCGCGGGGGCTCAGGCGCCCGTGCACCTCGGACCAGTTCACGCCCACCTTCTCGAAGAGGCGCCCGCCGCGCATCACCGACATGACGCCGCCCCCCGCCTCCGAGCCGTCCTCGGCGGTGCGCCGCGTCTCGGTCACGTCGAAGCGCCCCGGCGCGCCGTCGCCGGGCGTCCCGGCCTCCAGCGCCTCGAAGCGGGCGACGATCTCGCCGCGCAGGGATCGGAACCACGCGGCGGCGCGGCGGCGGCGGTCGGTATCGGGCATGGGCGCTCCTCTCGATGCGCCCCCGATCTGGACCGGCGCCGCCGCGCGGACAAGCGCCGCGGGGGCGGGCCGGGGCCGGTTCGCGGCGGTTCCGTGGCGGGCCGGCGACCGGATCGTGGCGAAGGTGAGGCGAGTTTCTGGCATTGTTCACAACCTGAGGTAAAACTCGCCGTTGCAAGAGTTTTGCTGGATTCGAAGGGTCCTTCGACGTAGGCTCGACGCAAATCAGTGGACCCGGAAACCGGGCCGCAGGGCAGTGAGCAGTATCATGAACATCTTTTCCCGGGGCCTTTCGGCCCTCCTCCTCGTCGTGTCCGTCCTGGCCGCGCCGGCCTCCGCCGCGCCCTACGCCGAGTTCCTCATGGACGCGCGCACCGGCGAGACCCTGCGGGCGCGCAACGCCGAGACCCCGCTGCATCCCGCGTCGCTGACCAAGATGGTCACGCTCTACATCGCCTTCGAGGCGGTGCGCCGCGGCGAGATCACCCTCGACACCCAGGTGCCAATCAGCCGCAACGCCGCGCGCACGCCCTACGCCATCGGCTTCCGCGCCGGCAGCACCGTGCCGCTGCGCTACCTGCTGCGCGCCGCTGCCGTGCGCTCCTCGAACGACGGGGCGGTGGCGATCGCCGAGGCGGTGTCCGGCTCCGTGGACGCCTTCTCGGCCCGCATGAACCGCACCGCCCGCGCGCTCGGCATGAAGAGCTCCACCTTCAAGAACCCCCACGGCCTGACCCAGAAGGGCCACATGAGCACCGCCGAGGACATGAGCATCATGGGCCGGCGGCTGTTCTACGACTACCCCGAGTACTACAACCTGTTCGGCCGCCGCACGACCAACATCGGCATCAAGACGGTGCGCAACACCAACCGCCGCGTGCTCGACGCCTACGAGGGCGCCGACGGCATCAAGACCGGCTTCACCAACGCCGCCGGCTTCAACCTCGTGGCCTCGGCCGAGCGCGGCGGCGTGCGCGTGATCGCCACCGTGTTCGGCGGCCGCTCGGCCACCACCCGCAACCAGCGCATCATGGAGCTGTTCGACCTGGGCTTCCAGCGCGCCCCCCGCAACGTGGCCGAGCGCCGGCCCGCCGCGCCCGCCTACAGCGGCCTGCCGCCCGCCGGCCCCGCCGCGCCCGCGCGCTCGCGCCGCCCCATGATGCGTCCCGGCGACGAGGGCGTTCTGGTGGCCCGCGCTGAGGGCACCGCGACGATCCTCGTCGCCGCCGCCTCGCCCGAGCCGCGCCCCGACGCGCCCGTGCTCGAGGTGGTGCGCCGCGCCGAGGCCGGCAGCGGCATCTACGGCATCACCCTGCCCCGCCAGCCCTCGCGCTGGGAGGCCGACAAGCTCCTCCTGCGAACCGCGTTGCAGGAACTCGAGGCGCTCGACGACGCGCTGCGGCAGGTGGCGCAGGTGGCAGGCGGCTACGAGCCGTCCTTCGTGGGCCTCAGCCAGCGTGAGGCGCAGCGCGCCTGCCTGCGCCTCCAGGCCCGCGAGGTGGAATGCCGGGTGACCTTCGGCTCGTGAGTCCTCCCCCTCACGAGCCGGCTCGCGCCCTCCCTCGCGAGCCACGGACGGGGCGGCGCAGTGCGCCGCCCCGCTTCGTTTCGGAAGTGTAGATTCGCGGTTCGCCCGGCCTAGACCGCGACCACGGCCTCCTCGGCGCGCAGGTCGAAGGCGGCGGCCATCAATGCCCGCGTGTACGGGTGCTGCGGCGCCTCGAAGATCGCCGCCGCCTCGCCCTGCTCCTTCACGTCGCCGCGCTGCATCACCACGAGCTGGTGGCTCAGCGCCCGCACCACCTTCAGGTCGTGCGAGATGAACAGGTAGGCCAGCCCGTAGTCGCGCTGGAGACGGCGCAGCAGCTCCACGATCTGCACCTGCACCGTCTGGTCGAGCGCCGAGGTCGGCTCGTCGAGCACCACCAGCTTCGGGCGCAGGATCATGGCCCGCGCGATGGCGATGCGCTGGCGCTGCCCGCCCGAGAACTCGTGGGGGTAGCGGTCCATGGTGGCCGGGTCGATGCCGGTCTCGCGGAGGATCTCGGCCACCTGCTCGCGGTGGGGGCGGCTGTCGCCGGTGTCGTGGAGGCGCAGCCCCTCGGCCACGATCTCGGCCACGGTCATGCGCGGGGAGAGCGATCCGAACGGGTCCTGGAACACGATCTGCATGCCCTGCCGCAGGGGCCGCATGGCCTTGGACCGCAGCCCGTCGATGTCGCGCCCCATGAACACGATGCGCCCGTCCGAGGAGATCAGCCGCATGACGGCCAGCGCCAGCGTGGTCTTTCCGGAGCCGCTCTCGCCCACGATGCCCGTGGTCTCGCCCGCGCGCACCCGCACGGAGGCGTCGTTCACGGCCTTCACGTAGCCCGCGGTGCGGCGCAGCAGGCCCTTGTGGATCGGGAACCAGACCCGCAGCCCCTCGGTGCGCGCGATCTCGGGGGCGCCCTCCGGCACGGGGTCGGGGCGGCCCTTCGGCTCGGCCTCCAGGAGCGTGCGCGTGTAGGGGTGCTGGGGGTTGGCGAAGATCTCGGCCGTGGGGCCGGTCTCCACGATCTCGCCGTGCTGCATCACGCAGACCCGGTCGGCGAAGCGGCGCACGATCCCGAGGTCGTGGGTGATGAACAGCATCGCCATCCCCTCGTCCCGCTGGAGGTCGGCCAGGAGGTTCAGGATCTGCGCCTGGATGGTCACGTCGAGCGCCGTGGTCGGCTCGTCGGCCACCAGCAGCTCCGGCCCGTTGGCCAGCGCCATCGCGATCATCACCCGCTGGCGCTGCCCGCCCGAGAGCTGGTGGGGATAGGCGCCGAGCCGGGTCTCGGGATCGGGGATCCCGACCTTGCCGAGAAGATCGAGGATGCGCGCGCGCACCGCCTTCCCCTCCAGCCCCTGGTGGAGGCGGATCGACTCGGCCAGCTGCTTCTCGATGGTATGCAGCGGATTGAGCGAGGTCATCGGCTCCTGGAAGATGAAGCTGATGTCGTTGCCGCGCACGTCGCGCAGGGCGTCCTCGGAGGCGCCCACCATCTCGCGGTCGCGGTAGCGGATCGAGCCGCCGATCACCGCCGAGTCTGGCAGGAGCGACACGGTGGACAGGGCGGTCACGGACTTGCCCGAGCCGGACTCTCCCACCAGCGCCACGGTCTCGCCCTCGGCCACGTCGAACGAGACGCCGCGCACGGCATGGGTCTCGGTCGATCCTTGCCGGAAGCGGATGTCGAGGCCCCGGACCTTCAGGAGGTTCATGCGTTGCCCTCGGCGGCGGTGGACGAGGCCTGCGGCACCGTCGCGATGGGCGGCGCGGGCTCGGCGGTGAAGGTCTTGCGCGGATCGAAGGCGTCGCGGATGCCCTCGAAGATGAACACCAGCAGCGACAGCATGATCGCGAAGGTGAAGAACGCGGTGAAGCCCAGCCACGGCGCCTGGAGGTTCTGCTTGGCCTGCAGGGTCAGCTCCCCCAACGAGGGCGCCGAGGACGGCAGGCCGAAGCCCAGGAAGTCGAGCGAGGCGAGGCTCCCGATCGTGCCCGTCACGATGAAGGGCAGGAACGTGACCGTGGCCACCATGGCGTTGGGCAGCACGTGACGGAACATGATGGTGGCGTCGCCCACGCCCAGCGCGCGGGCGGCGCGCACGTACTCGAAGTTGCGCGCGCGCAGGAACTCGGCCCGCACCACGCCCACGAGGGCTGTCCATCCGAACAGCGTCATCAGGAACACCAGCAGCCAGAAGTTCATGGGCAGGATCGCGGCCACGATGATGATGATGTAGAGGCTCGGCACCCCGCCCCAGATCTCGATCACGCGCTGGAAGATCAGGTCCAGCCAGCCGCCGAAGTAGCCCTGCACCGCGCCCGCCGCGATGCCGATGACGGAGGTCAGCACGGTCACGATCAGCGCGAAGGCCACCGACAGGCGGAAGCCGTAGATCACCCGCGCCAGCACGTCGCGCGCGGTGTCGTCCGTGCCCAGCCAGTGCTCGCCGTCGGGCGCCGAGGGCGCGGCGCCCTCGATGTCGGACACGGTGTCGAAGCTGTAGGGGATCGGCGGCCAGAGCAGCCATCCCCGCTCCACCGCCTCGCCATTGAAGGCGCCCGTGGCCTCCACCTCCGCGATGACCTCGTCGGGGGTGTCGAAGCAGTCCTCCAGCCCGCCTGAGACCACGAGGCACTGCACCTCGGCGTCGCGGTAGGCGGCCTCGGTGCGGAAGTCGCCGCCGAACGCCGTCTCGGGGTAGAAGCGCATCACGGGGACGTGGAGCTCGCCCCGGTAGCCGACCAGCAGCGGCTTGTCGTTGGCGATGAGCTCGGCGACCAGCGACAGGCTGAAGAGGACCGCGAAGATCCAGAACGACCAGAGCGCGCGGCGGTTCGCGCGGAAGTTCGCCAGCCGGCGGCGGTTCAGGGGGGACAGGAGCGCCATCTCAGGTCTCCCGGCTCTCGAAGTCGATGCGCGGATCGACCCAGATGTAGGTGAGGTCGGTGATCAGCCCCATCACGAGGCCGATCAGCGAGAAGGTGAAGAGCGTGCCGAACATCACCGGGTAGTCGCGGCTCACGGCGGCCTCGAAGCCGAGACGCCCCAGCCCGTCGAGCGAGAAGATCGTCTCGATGATGAGCGAGCCGCCGAAGAAGACGCTTACGAACAGCGCCGGAAAGCCCGAGATCACGATCAGCATCGCGTTGCGGAACACGTGGCCGTAGAGGACCTGGCTCTCGCGCAAGCCCTTGGCCTTGGCGGTCGTCACGTACTGCTTGCGGATCTCCTCCAGGAACGAGTTCTTGGTCAGCAGCGTCAGCCCCGCGAA encodes the following:
- a CDS encoding FAD-binding oxidoreductase gives rise to the protein MERFDFIVIGGGMMGAPCARYLAEAGHSVALVAAPEPAPGGAGPFASHHDAARIARALASDPDWARLGARSMARYADIEARSGERIFRRSGGVLAGLRAGPLAGFTKRFLAVASGMDPAPAVAEGDAGGWTLPEGSVAACEPGGGWIDPRAMARAQVRLAEAAGAQVFPQAAIARAGRDVTLADGTRLSAGHVIVASGPHAASDGFLPRRPAMTVWARTVAFVEVDETEAERLADLSTLIWVPGETWTHDLYALPPVRYPDGRWRLKVGGQGASGPRIEDAADMAAWFHGPGDPEVGAALLAELRRALPGLREAATSTGPCAVVWTETGFPYVDAAGPGVTVLAGGNGAAAKCGDELGRLGMLRATGAELAGEGYRATFEARWA
- a CDS encoding ABC transporter ATP-binding protein; this translates as MNLLKVRGLDIRFRQGSTETHAVRGVSFDVAEGETVALVGESGSGKSVTALSTVSLLPDSAVIGGSIRYRDREMVGASEDALRDVRGNDISFIFQEPMTSLNPLHTIEKQLAESIRLHQGLEGKAVRARILDLLGKVGIPDPETRLGAYPHQLSGGQRQRVMIAMALANGPELLVADEPTTALDVTIQAQILNLLADLQRDEGMAMLFITHDLGIVRRFADRVCVMQHGEIVETGPTAEIFANPQHPYTRTLLEAEPKGRPDPVPEGAPEIARTEGLRVWFPIHKGLLRRTAGYVKAVNDASVRVRAGETTGIVGESGSGKTTLALAVMRLISSDGRIVFMGRDIDGLRSKAMRPLRQGMQIVFQDPFGSLSPRMTVAEIVAEGLRLHDTGDSRPHREQVAEILRETGIDPATMDRYPHEFSGGQRQRIAIARAMILRPKLVVLDEPTSALDQTVQVQIVELLRRLQRDYGLAYLFISHDLKVVRALSHQLVVMQRGDVKEQGEAAAIFEAPQHPYTRALMAAAFDLRAEEAVVAV
- a CDS encoding ABC transporter permease; amino-acid sequence: MALLSPLNRRRLANFRANRRALWSFWIFAVLFSLSLVAELIANDKPLLVGYRGELHVPVMRFYPETAFGGDFRTEAAYRDAEVQCLVVSGGLEDCFDTPDEVIAEVEATGAFNGEAVERGWLLWPPIPYSFDTVSDIEGAAPSAPDGEHWLGTDDTARDVLARVIYGFRLSVAFALIVTVLTSVIGIAAGAVQGYFGGWLDLIFQRVIEIWGGVPSLYIIIIVAAILPMNFWLLVFLMTLFGWTALVGVVRAEFLRARNFEYVRAARALGVGDATIMFRHVLPNAMVATVTFLPFIVTGTIGSLASLDFLGFGLPSSAPSLGELTLQAKQNLQAPWLGFTAFFTFAIMLSLLVFIFEGIRDAFDPRKTFTAEPAPPIATVPQASSTAAEGNA
- the hemF gene encoding oxygen-dependent coproporphyrinogen oxidase; the protein is MPDTDRRRRAAAWFRSLRGEIVARFEALEAGTPGDGAPGRFDVTETRRTAEDGSEAGGGVMSVMRGGRLFEKVGVNWSEVHGRLSPRAVAAMAARKDLPGMAADPRFWASGISLVAHMANPHVPAVHMNTRMFWTPHGAWFGGGSDLNPAIPYAEDTEHFHATMREPCEAAEPGRYARLKAWADEYFFVPHRKRARGVGGIFYDDLDTGDWEADFAFTQGVGRAFLPAFVPLVERRRAQAWDEADRAAQLAHRGLYAEYNLVYDRGTKFGLETGHDPDAVLMSLPPLAAWP
- a CDS encoding D-alanyl-D-alanine carboxypeptidase family protein, translating into MNIFSRGLSALLLVVSVLAAPASAAPYAEFLMDARTGETLRARNAETPLHPASLTKMVTLYIAFEAVRRGEITLDTQVPISRNAARTPYAIGFRAGSTVPLRYLLRAAAVRSSNDGAVAIAEAVSGSVDAFSARMNRTARALGMKSSTFKNPHGLTQKGHMSTAEDMSIMGRRLFYDYPEYYNLFGRRTTNIGIKTVRNTNRRVLDAYEGADGIKTGFTNAAGFNLVASAERGGVRVIATVFGGRSATTRNQRIMELFDLGFQRAPRNVAERRPAAPAYSGLPPAGPAAPARSRRPMMRPGDEGVLVARAEGTATILVAAASPEPRPDAPVLEVVRRAEAGSGIYGITLPRQPSRWEADKLLLRTALQELEALDDALRQVAQVAGGYEPSFVGLSQREAQRACLRLQAREVECRVTFGS